A DNA window from Acropora palmata chromosome 12, jaAcrPala1.3, whole genome shotgun sequence contains the following coding sequences:
- the LOC141859347 gene encoding uncharacterized protein LOC141859347, producing the protein MKTTWILMLACLMLVTVLVDAARRRYSPNELRSRARFPALHRKNFLRGSCIALGRTGCEANNGKCCRKGNPYTGELRKCINAGSFSAPVYKCVEA; encoded by the exons ATGAAGACGACGTGGATTTTAATGCTCGCTTGCCTCATGCTGGTCACCGTTTTAGTGGACGCTGCAAGAAGAAGATATTCTCCGAATGAGCTCAGGAGCAGGGCGAGATTTCCCGCGCTTCATCGGAAG AATTTTCTCCGCGGCAGCTGCATTGCACTTGGCAGAACTGGTTGTGAAGCTAATAACGGAAAGTGTTGCCGCAAGGGCAATCCTTACACTGGAGAACTACGCAAGTGCATTAACGCGGGTTCTTTTTCAGCGCC GGTATACAAATGTGTGGAGGCGTAA